A region of Lysobacterales bacterium DNA encodes the following proteins:
- a CDS encoding acyl-CoA dehydrogenase family protein, whose protein sequence is MAEPKQVANSPLKSDVSVAKNLFFGEIVEENLFPYPQMRERDREMLGMMVTSIDDFLSSYKDQFRHWDEQAEQPAEFIHQLRDMGLFGLIIPEAHGGLELSNAAYARVLSQTSRYDSSVSLTIGAHSSIGMKGLLLFGNDEQKARYLPKLASGEMIAAFCLTEAGAGSDAASVRTKATREPDGSWILNGEKIWITNGGIAQFYTVFARTDDTDGKMTAFIVEANWPGVSHGPHEQKMGIRSSSTTTVAFSDVRVPADCVLGEPGKGFKVAMAILNNGRTGLGGGAVGGMKSLIALSTQQAKDRKQFGRSIAEFGLIREKIAQMAVDCFAAESTVWMVAHYIDSGCADYSTEAAISKVFASDAIQRHAHEALQIAAGNGFMKEFPYEKVQRDSRILSIFEGTNEILRLYIALSGMKDVGASLSEMKHAIGDIFNNPIKGFGVLGGYGQRRLSHATGFGTDHILRRMHPRLQALAKTYEQYTVELARVSDVLLRKYGKGIADYQHQQKRAADIAIDLFVGLCTLSRADALDKAGDAAAEQAMTIAEVFTKQARRRMFRNVRGVERNEDREIEALAGFILDRGAYPWDVI, encoded by the coding sequence ATGGCCGAGCCGAAGCAAGTCGCGAACAGTCCGTTGAAGTCCGATGTCAGCGTCGCGAAGAACCTGTTCTTTGGCGAAATCGTCGAGGAGAACCTGTTCCCTTATCCGCAGATGCGCGAACGCGATCGCGAGATGCTGGGCATGATGGTGACGTCGATCGACGACTTCCTGTCGAGCTACAAGGACCAGTTCCGGCATTGGGACGAACAGGCCGAGCAACCGGCCGAGTTCATCCATCAGTTGCGCGACATGGGCCTGTTCGGGCTGATTATTCCCGAGGCGCATGGCGGGCTGGAACTCAGCAACGCCGCCTATGCGCGTGTGCTGTCACAGACCTCGCGTTACGACTCCTCGGTGTCGCTGACGATCGGCGCGCACAGCTCCATCGGCATGAAGGGCCTGCTGCTGTTCGGCAACGACGAACAGAAGGCGCGCTACCTGCCGAAGCTTGCCAGCGGCGAGATGATCGCGGCGTTCTGCCTGACCGAAGCCGGCGCGGGCTCCGACGCCGCCTCGGTGCGCACCAAGGCGACGCGTGAGCCCGATGGGTCCTGGATTCTCAATGGCGAGAAGATCTGGATCACCAACGGCGGCATCGCGCAGTTCTACACGGTGTTCGCGCGCACCGACGACACCGACGGCAAGATGACCGCGTTCATCGTCGAGGCGAACTGGCCCGGCGTGTCGCATGGTCCGCACGAGCAGAAGATGGGCATTCGCTCGTCGAGCACGACGACGGTCGCGTTCAGCGATGTGCGCGTGCCGGCGGACTGCGTGCTCGGCGAGCCGGGCAAGGGGTTCAAGGTCGCGATGGCCATCCTCAACAATGGCCGTACGGGTCTCGGCGGCGGTGCCGTCGGCGGCATGAAGTCGCTGATTGCGCTCAGCACGCAGCAGGCCAAGGATCGCAAGCAGTTCGGGCGCTCGATCGCCGAGTTCGGGCTGATCCGGGAAAAGATCGCGCAGATGGCGGTCGATTGCTTCGCCGCCGAAAGCACGGTGTGGATGGTCGCCCATTACATCGATTCCGGCTGCGCCGACTATTCCACGGAAGCCGCGATCAGCAAGGTGTTCGCGTCCGACGCGATCCAGCGGCATGCACACGAGGCCTTGCAGATTGCCGCCGGCAACGGTTTCATGAAGGAGTTCCCTTACGAGAAGGTGCAGCGCGACTCGCGCATCCTCTCGATTTTCGAAGGCACCAACGAGATCCTGCGCCTGTACATCGCGCTGTCCGGCATGAAGGATGTCGGCGCCTCGTTGAGCGAGATGAAGCACGCGATCGGTGACATCTTCAACAATCCGATCAAGGGCTTCGGTGTGCTCGGCGGTTATGGGCAGCGACGGCTGTCGCACGCCACCGGATTCGGCACCGACCACATCCTGCGGCGCATGCATCCCCGCCTGCAGGCGCTGGCCAAGACCTACGAGCAGTACACGGTCGAATTGGCACGGGTCTCCGACGTCCTGCTGCGCAAATACGGCAAGGGCATCGCCGACTACCAGCATCAGCAGAAGCGCGCCGCCGACATCGCCATCGACCTGTTCGTCGGCTTGTGCACCTTGTCGCGCGCGGATGCGCTCGACAAGGCCGGTGATGCCGCCGCCGAACAGGCGATGACGATCGCCGAAGTGTTCACCAAGCAGGCGCGTCGACGCATGTTCCGCAACGTGCGTGGTGTCGAACGCAACGAGGATCGCGAGATCGAGGCCCTGGCCGGCTTCATCCTCGACCGCGGCGCCTATCCGTGGGACGTGATCTGA
- a CDS encoding DUF1501 domain-containing protein, which yields MSRSNDRRDFLRGLSATLIAGSAQALLPQLGVVGNALAATSRSKAFGNYRALVCVYLDGGNDSWNLLVPRDNGTLGSGSLYDRYRTARGGVYDTSANPPSGNSATGLALDFNALRPITPNGFAANSFGLHPQFLDYAFPQVPGGVVNPGYPGLASLFGQQRVALFPNIGTLVRPITKATYNATAKPPQLYSHSDQTTQWHLGRTATNHPYGWGGEVASRVASGNQLTTLAPCISISGSSRFLVGDGVYPYQMSTSGATALSNYSATAGGLQSQRRAALDLMLAQTYAHPFSKEYAQLTSRSLDLTNTLSTALTNFGAVGTVYQQSSATANSSAQVTVAGTNYSNTLLDQLRMVARMIKVSRPGSGAGINHERQIYLVRLGGFDTHDTQMANTGQPLLMARLNQALSWFRQAMIDVGNDLGVPTLPNEVTLFTMSEFARTLSSNGNGSDHGWGGVQLALGGAVAGRAMYGTFPNQTLDGPDSFSRGQFLPTTPVDTYAATLARWMGVPDIDLEQVFPNLANFSPDTLGFLP from the coding sequence ATGAGCCGCTCGAATGATCGTCGTGATTTTCTGCGTGGCCTGAGCGCCACCCTGATCGCCGGTTCCGCACAAGCGCTGCTGCCGCAGCTGGGTGTCGTCGGCAATGCCCTTGCGGCAACGTCCCGGTCCAAGGCATTCGGCAATTACCGTGCGCTGGTGTGCGTCTATCTCGATGGCGGCAACGACTCGTGGAACCTGCTGGTGCCGCGCGACAACGGCACGCTGGGGTCCGGGTCGCTGTATGACCGCTATCGCACGGCGCGTGGTGGTGTCTACGACACTTCGGCGAATCCGCCTTCGGGTAACAGTGCGACCGGTCTCGCGCTCGACTTCAATGCCTTGCGCCCGATCACGCCGAATGGGTTCGCCGCCAATTCGTTTGGCCTGCATCCGCAGTTTCTCGACTACGCGTTTCCGCAGGTGCCTGGTGGTGTCGTGAATCCGGGCTACCCGGGTCTCGCCAGTCTGTTCGGTCAGCAACGCGTGGCGCTGTTCCCGAACATCGGCACGCTGGTGCGGCCGATCACGAAGGCCACCTACAACGCGACGGCGAAGCCGCCGCAGCTGTATTCGCACAGCGACCAGACCACGCAATGGCACCTGGGCCGCACCGCCACCAACCATCCGTATGGATGGGGCGGCGAAGTGGCTTCGCGCGTCGCTTCGGGCAATCAGTTGACGACATTGGCGCCCTGCATCTCGATCTCCGGAAGTTCGCGCTTCCTGGTCGGCGACGGCGTTTATCCGTATCAGATGTCGACGAGCGGCGCGACGGCGCTGTCCAACTACTCGGCGACGGCCGGCGGCCTGCAATCGCAGCGGCGGGCGGCGCTGGATCTGATGCTCGCGCAGACCTATGCCCACCCGTTCTCGAAGGAATACGCGCAGCTGACATCCCGCTCGCTGGACCTGACCAACACGCTGTCGACCGCGTTGACGAATTTCGGAGCAGTCGGCACCGTGTATCAGCAGTCTTCGGCGACCGCCAATTCATCGGCACAGGTGACCGTGGCCGGCACCAACTACTCGAATACCCTGCTCGACCAGTTGCGGATGGTGGCGCGCATGATCAAGGTGTCGCGGCCCGGCTCCGGTGCCGGCATCAACCACGAACGCCAGATCTACCTCGTCCGTCTCGGAGGGTTCGACACGCACGACACCCAGATGGCGAATACCGGCCAGCCGCTGCTCATGGCGCGCTTGAATCAGGCGTTGTCCTGGTTCCGCCAGGCGATGATCGACGTCGGCAACGATCTCGGGGTGCCGACGCTGCCGAACGAGGTGACCCTGTTCACGATGAGCGAATTCGCGCGCACGTTGTCCAGCAATGGCAATGGTTCCGACCATGGCTGGGGTGGGGTGCAACTTGCGCTCGGCGGTGCGGTTGCTGGCCGGGCAATGTACGGCACCTTCCCGAACCAGACGCTCGACGGCCCCGACAGTTTCTCGCGCGGACAGTTCCTGCCGACGACGCCGGTCGACACCTATGCAGCGACGTTGGCGCGCTGGATGGGCGTACCCGATATCGATCTGGAACAGGTATTCCCGAACCTGGCGAATTTCAGTCCGGACACGCTCGGATTCCTGCCTTAG
- a CDS encoding DUF1800 domain-containing protein — protein sequence MSLLRALAFSLLLGSALQAHAGDDTIFGGHTAGFEAKYFVPATDAEAARFLTQATFGPSRASIGQFRSNSYDGWIDQQIATAPTSARAYLDMLAARPAPPAIGQSQRVDRWFHTAAFGPDQLRQRMAYALSQILVVSDRSDALSGDHFGVSEYWDILARNAFGNYRTLLEEVTKSPMMGRYLSHWRNRKVTPGAATSPSAPDENYAREIMQLFTVGLIERNLDFSPVLAGPDPIPTYTQNDITELARVFTGWSYTCTNPTTGLPSNTNCTPSAGTPYPDYTGFTSGPSSYFPMACFPTHMDYGAKTIIGGAVIAASPDVCGVENPSHTSNTGLPALDPGQVLGQRPLALNRCHAYCLSQIDQTLDYLFNHPNTAPFVSRQLIQRFVTSHPSPAYIERVATVFEDNGHNVRGDLAAVVRAILLDDEARVPPADPMAPYGKLREPLLRLTATWRAFGVTAPAAVNGEIQMGIRNPQDSLAQRPLGAPTVFNFYEPDYLPPGELANAGIYAPEFQIANETTAMTSANEQWNRLWVGYSTSSGTFTLPTTSAYHVISDLTPLVSGANSTGPNAYNLFLDEINVRLFYGTMSSDTRTTLRNFLVFSLAGVNDNIKVLSTVHLALMSPEFLVQR from the coding sequence ATGTCGCTGCTCCGAGCTCTTGCGTTTTCGCTGTTGCTGGGCAGTGCGCTGCAGGCGCATGCCGGCGACGACACCATCTTCGGCGGGCACACCGCCGGTTTCGAGGCGAAGTACTTCGTGCCGGCAACCGACGCCGAGGCCGCGCGCTTCCTGACCCAGGCGACGTTCGGGCCCAGTCGCGCCTCGATCGGGCAGTTCCGCAGCAACAGTTACGACGGCTGGATCGACCAGCAGATCGCGACGGCACCGACCTCGGCGCGCGCCTATCTCGACATGCTCGCCGCGCGGCCGGCACCGCCCGCGATCGGACAGAGCCAGCGCGTGGACCGCTGGTTCCACACCGCGGCCTTCGGCCCCGACCAGTTGCGGCAGCGCATGGCTTACGCGCTGTCGCAGATCCTGGTGGTCTCCGATCGCTCGGACGCGCTCAGCGGCGACCACTTCGGCGTGTCCGAGTACTGGGACATCCTCGCCCGCAACGCCTTCGGCAACTACCGCACGCTGCTGGAAGAAGTGACCAAGTCGCCGATGATGGGGCGCTACCTCAGTCATTGGCGCAACCGCAAGGTGACGCCCGGTGCAGCGACCAGCCCGAGCGCGCCGGACGAGAATTACGCGCGCGAGATCATGCAGCTGTTCACGGTCGGGCTGATCGAACGCAATCTCGATTTCTCGCCGGTGCTGGCGGGGCCGGATCCGATTCCGACCTATACCCAGAACGACATCACCGAGCTCGCGCGCGTCTTCACCGGCTGGTCCTACACGTGCACGAATCCGACCACCGGGCTGCCGTCGAACACCAATTGCACACCCTCCGCGGGAACACCCTATCCGGACTACACCGGCTTCACTTCGGGACCGTCCAGCTACTTTCCGATGGCCTGCTTTCCGACGCACATGGATTACGGCGCGAAGACGATCATCGGCGGTGCGGTGATCGCGGCATCGCCGGATGTCTGCGGTGTCGAAAACCCCAGTCATACCTCGAACACCGGGCTGCCGGCGCTCGATCCGGGACAGGTCCTCGGGCAACGCCCGCTGGCGCTGAATCGTTGCCATGCCTATTGCCTGAGCCAGATCGACCAGACGCTCGACTACCTCTTCAACCATCCCAACACCGCGCCCTTCGTGTCGCGCCAGCTGATCCAGCGCTTCGTCACCAGCCATCCGTCGCCGGCCTACATCGAACGGGTGGCGACCGTGTTCGAGGACAATGGCCACAACGTGCGCGGCGACCTGGCGGCGGTGGTTCGCGCGATCCTGCTCGACGACGAAGCGCGCGTGCCGCCGGCCGATCCGATGGCGCCTTACGGCAAGTTGCGCGAACCCCTGCTGCGCCTCACCGCTACCTGGCGTGCCTTCGGCGTGACCGCGCCCGCGGCGGTCAACGGCGAGATCCAGATGGGCATCCGCAACCCGCAGGACAGTCTCGCGCAACGGCCACTTGGCGCACCGACGGTATTCAACTTCTACGAGCCGGATTACCTGCCACCGGGCGAACTCGCCAACGCCGGCATCTATGCCCCGGAGTTCCAGATCGCGAACGAGACGACCGCGATGACCTCGGCGAACGAACAATGGAATCGGCTATGGGTCGGCTACAGCACGTCGAGCGGTACGTTCACCCTGCCGACGACGTCGGCCTACCACGTGATCAGCGACCTGACGCCCTTGGTCAGCGGGGCCAACAGCACCGGTCCGAATGCATACAACCTGTTTCTCGACGAGATCAATGTGCGCCTGTTCTACGGCACGATGAGCAGCGACACCCGTACCACCCTGCGCAATTTCCTCGTGTTCAGCCTCGCCGGCGTGAACGACAACATCAAGGTGTTGTCGACCGTGCACCTGGCGTTGATGTCCCCTGAATTTCTCGTGCAGCGCTGA
- the aceA gene encoding isocitrate lyase, whose translation MKTTLPTAEQIKLDWASNPRWAGVKRGYSAEDVVRLRGSVHVEHTLAKRGAEKLWHYLHTEPFVNALGAMTGNQAMQQVKAGLKAIYLSGWQVAADANTAGAMYPDQSLYPVDSVPDVVRRINNTLLRADQIHHAEGRDDIDWLQPIVADAEAGFGGVLNAFELMKHMIEAGASGVHWEDQLASAKKCGHMGGKVLVPTQEAVQKLVAARLAADIAGVPSVIVARTDAMGAALITSDVDDNDKPFCTGERTVEGFYKTNNGLDQAISRGLAYAPYADLIWCETSTPSLAEAKQFADAIHAKFPGKLLAYNCSPSFNWKKNLDEKTIAEFQKAIAAMGYKFQFITLAGFHALNHSMWKLASGYKDRQMAAYVELQEQEFADEKLGYTAAKHQREVGVGYFDKINEVIAGGHSSLAALHGSTEEEQFEAPKAA comes from the coding sequence ATGAAGACCACGCTCCCCACTGCCGAACAAATCAAACTGGACTGGGCCAGCAATCCGCGCTGGGCCGGCGTCAAGCGCGGCTACAGCGCCGAAGACGTGGTCCGCCTGCGCGGATCCGTGCATGTCGAGCACACGCTCGCCAAGCGCGGCGCCGAGAAGCTCTGGCATTACCTCCATACCGAGCCGTTCGTGAACGCGCTCGGCGCGATGACCGGCAACCAGGCCATGCAGCAGGTCAAGGCCGGGCTCAAGGCGATCTATCTGTCCGGCTGGCAGGTCGCGGCGGACGCCAACACCGCCGGTGCGATGTATCCCGACCAGTCGCTGTATCCGGTCGACTCGGTGCCGGACGTCGTGCGCCGCATCAACAACACGTTGCTGCGCGCGGACCAGATCCATCACGCCGAAGGCCGTGACGACATCGACTGGCTGCAACCGATCGTGGCTGATGCCGAAGCCGGCTTCGGTGGCGTGCTGAATGCCTTCGAATTGATGAAGCACATGATCGAAGCCGGTGCCTCGGGCGTGCATTGGGAAGACCAGCTCGCCAGCGCCAAAAAGTGCGGCCACATGGGCGGCAAGGTGCTGGTGCCGACCCAGGAAGCGGTGCAGAAGCTCGTGGCGGCGCGCCTCGCGGCCGACATCGCCGGCGTGCCGAGCGTGATCGTCGCGCGCACCGACGCCATGGGCGCGGCCCTGATCACCAGCGACGTCGACGACAACGACAAGCCGTTCTGCACCGGCGAGCGCACCGTCGAAGGCTTCTACAAGACCAACAACGGCCTGGACCAGGCGATCAGCCGCGGCTTGGCCTACGCGCCGTATGCGGATCTGATCTGGTGCGAGACCTCGACCCCGAGCCTGGCCGAAGCGAAGCAGTTCGCCGATGCCATCCACGCGAAGTTCCCGGGCAAGCTGCTGGCCTACAACTGCTCGCCGAGCTTCAACTGGAAGAAGAACCTCGACGAGAAGACGATCGCGGAATTCCAAAAGGCCATTGCGGCGATGGGCTACAAGTTCCAGTTCATCACGCTGGCCGGATTCCATGCGCTCAACCACTCGATGTGGAAACTCGCGAGCGGCTACAAGGATCGCCAGATGGCGGCGTATGTCGAGCTGCAGGAGCAGGAATTCGCCGACGAGAAGCTTGGCTACACCGCGGCCAAGCATCAGCGCGAAGTCGGCGTCGGTTACTTCGACAAGATCAACGAGGTGATCGCCGGCGGCCACAGTTCGCTGGCCGCGCTGCATGGCTCGACCGAGGAAGAGCAGTTCGAGGCGCCCAAGGCGGCCTGA
- a CDS encoding malate synthase A: MSAASPSAIAAQPSATAAHAAVLTAAALELLTELHRRFEPTRQALLAARRERQARFDAGELPDFLPETQAIRDGDWRVAEIPEAIRDRRVEITGPVDRKMIINALNSGAKVFMADFEDSSSPVWEAMLEGQQNLRDAVAGAIEYTSPEGKHYALKPDSKTVLMVRPRGWHLDEKHVMVDGQRISGSLFDLALFALHNATTLAAKGLGPFFYLPKLQSHREAALWDEVMAFVEVRLGLPIGTIKATVLIETLPAVFEMDEILHALRGRIVGLNCGRWDYIFSYLKTFRAHRDRVLPERTQIGMTVPFLKAYSEWLIRVCHRRGAFAMGGMAAQIPISRDPEANEIAMAKVRADKQREVSAGHDGTWVAHPGLIPIAQGIFDAGMATPNQLHVTRDDVTVTRDALITPSSGSITRTGFLNNIDVCVRYVAAWLDGLGCVPIHHLMEDAATAEISRAQLWQWLHVGGLTFDDGTPLDFAAFDAAIAAIRSRVDPAGLPGEQMFDEAVALLSAWTHADDLVEFLTLPCYELLP, encoded by the coding sequence ATGTCCGCAGCATCGCCTTCCGCCATTGCCGCACAGCCGTCCGCGACCGCCGCCCATGCGGCCGTGCTGACCGCCGCGGCACTCGAACTGCTGACGGAACTGCATCGCCGCTTCGAACCGACCCGCCAAGCGCTGCTGGCTGCGCGTCGCGAACGCCAGGCGCGCTTCGACGCCGGCGAGCTGCCGGACTTCCTGCCCGAGACCCAGGCCATCCGCGACGGCGACTGGCGCGTCGCCGAGATTCCGGAAGCGATCCGCGACCGCCGCGTCGAGATCACCGGGCCGGTCGACCGCAAGATGATCATCAATGCGCTGAATTCGGGCGCGAAGGTGTTCATGGCCGACTTCGAGGATTCGTCCAGCCCGGTCTGGGAGGCGATGCTCGAGGGCCAGCAGAACCTGCGCGATGCGGTCGCCGGTGCGATCGAATACACCTCGCCCGAAGGCAAGCACTACGCGCTGAAGCCCGACTCGAAGACGGTGCTGATGGTGCGACCGCGCGGTTGGCATCTCGACGAGAAGCACGTGATGGTCGACGGCCAGCGCATCAGCGGTTCGCTGTTCGATCTGGCCCTGTTCGCCCTGCACAACGCGACCACGCTGGCCGCGAAGGGTCTCGGCCCGTTCTTCTACCTGCCGAAACTGCAGAGCCACCGGGAAGCGGCCTTGTGGGACGAGGTGATGGCCTTCGTCGAAGTGCGCCTCGGCCTGCCGATCGGCACGATCAAGGCGACGGTGCTGATCGAGACTTTGCCCGCGGTGTTCGAGATGGACGAGATCCTGCACGCGCTGCGCGGCCGCATCGTCGGTTTGAACTGCGGGCGCTGGGACTACATCTTCAGCTACCTCAAGACCTTCCGGGCGCATCGTGATCGCGTGTTGCCCGAGCGCACCCAGATCGGCATGACCGTGCCTTTCCTGAAAGCGTATTCGGAATGGCTGATCCGCGTCTGTCATCGTCGCGGCGCGTTCGCGATGGGCGGCATGGCCGCGCAGATTCCGATCAGTCGCGACCCGGAAGCGAACGAGATCGCGATGGCCAAGGTGCGCGCCGACAAGCAGCGCGAAGTGTCGGCGGGGCACGACGGGACCTGGGTCGCGCATCCGGGCCTGATTCCGATCGCCCAGGGCATCTTCGACGCCGGCATGGCGACGCCGAACCAGTTGCACGTGACCCGCGACGACGTGACGGTGACGCGCGACGCGCTGATCACCCCAAGCAGCGGCAGCATCACCCGCACCGGGTTTCTCAACAACATCGATGTCTGCGTGCGTTATGTCGCAGCCTGGCTCGACGGCCTTGGCTGCGTGCCGATCCACCACCTGATGGAAGACGCCGCCACCGCGGAGATTTCACGCGCGCAGTTGTGGCAGTGGCTGCATGTCGGTGGGCTGACGTTCGACGACGGCACGCCACTCGACTTCGCCGCCTTCGACGCCGCGATCGCGGCGATCCGCAGCCGCGTCGATCCCGCGGGTCTGCCAGGCGAGCAAATGTTCGACGAAGCCGTCGCACTGTTGTCGGCATGGACGCACGCCGATGACCTTGTCGAGTTCCTGACGCTGCCTTGTTACGAGCTGTTGCCCTGA
- a CDS encoding LysR family transcriptional regulator has protein sequence MEAPAAPKRRRRRGEGETRFYYKGNRLKQLRAFCMSAKLGTFSRAAEALFLSQPSISLQIGALERELGVLLIDRGSRRIQLTREGQTLYDLALPLIEGFDGIDESFRGKLVGMDAGELTIAAGTSTIQYLLPNLVQAFRERYPKVRLHLVNVTGNEGLTMMRTDTADFAVGSMIDVPNDLAYEAVYHFDPMLITPPNHPLMQKTDIRLEDLSPYGLILPARRLTTYRLVDLIFQQARVPYQVGIEVGGWEVIKQYVSMGLGISIVTGICLRPEDRLEVRNMRAWFPQRSYGVVMRKGKYLSPQARAFIDLIKPGLFTRRDWFESGHSER, from the coding sequence ATGGAAGCGCCTGCCGCGCCGAAACGGCGACGCCGTCGGGGCGAGGGCGAGACGCGTTTCTACTACAAGGGCAATCGCCTGAAGCAGCTGCGGGCGTTCTGCATGAGCGCCAAGCTGGGCACGTTTTCACGCGCGGCCGAAGCCCTGTTCCTGAGCCAGCCCTCGATCAGCCTGCAGATCGGCGCGCTCGAACGCGAACTCGGGGTGCTGCTGATCGATCGCGGCAGCCGACGCATCCAGCTCACCCGCGAGGGCCAGACCCTGTACGACCTCGCCCTGCCGCTGATCGAGGGGTTCGATGGCATCGACGAGAGCTTTCGCGGCAAGCTGGTCGGCATGGACGCGGGCGAACTGACGATCGCCGCCGGTACCTCGACCATCCAGTACCTGCTGCCGAATCTGGTGCAGGCGTTCCGCGAGCGTTATCCGAAGGTGCGTCTGCACCTGGTCAACGTCACCGGCAACGAAGGCCTGACGATGATGCGCACCGATACCGCCGATTTCGCGGTCGGGTCGATGATCGACGTGCCCAACGATCTGGCCTACGAGGCGGTGTACCACTTCGATCCGATGCTGATCACGCCGCCGAATCATCCGCTGATGCAGAAGACCGACATCCGCCTTGAAGACCTGTCGCCCTACGGCCTGATTCTTCCCGCACGCCGCTTGACCACCTACCGACTCGTCGACCTGATCTTCCAGCAGGCGCGCGTGCCGTATCAGGTCGGCATCGAGGTCGGTGGCTGGGAAGTCATCAAGCAATACGTGTCGATGGGACTCGGCATCTCGATCGTCACCGGCATCTGCCTGCGTCCCGAGGATCGCCTCGAAGTCCGCAACATGCGCGCCTGGTTTCCGCAGCGCAGCTACGGCGTGGTCATGCGCAAGGGCAAATACCTGAGCCCGCAGGCGCGGGCCTTCATCGACCTGATCAAGCCCGGCCTCTTCACCCGCCGCGACTGGTTCGAGTCCGGGCATTCGGAGCGCTGA
- a CDS encoding 1-acyl-sn-glycerol-3-phosphate acyltransferase, whose amino-acid sequence MTRPPVVEPLPPKAPQRYPRVVRWIAKVWLRYLGWRLVGQFPNESQVLFLAAPHSSAWDALYGLLIKVAAGADIRFMAKREAFWFPLGLLLRALGAIPIDRRAAHGVVGETVEGFRSNPNAWFLLAPEGTRKAVKKWKSGFWHIARKANVPVCCIYIHYPDKVFGIGEMFTMTDDMEADMARIRAWYAPYIGKHRGV is encoded by the coding sequence ATGACGCGCCCGCCGGTCGTCGAGCCGCTGCCGCCGAAGGCTCCGCAACGTTATCCGCGCGTGGTGCGCTGGATCGCCAAGGTGTGGCTGCGCTATCTCGGTTGGCGACTGGTCGGGCAGTTTCCGAACGAATCGCAAGTCCTGTTTCTCGCGGCCCCGCATTCGTCGGCCTGGGATGCGCTCTATGGCTTGCTGATCAAGGTGGCGGCCGGGGCCGATATCCGCTTCATGGCCAAGCGCGAAGCCTTCTGGTTTCCGCTCGGCCTGCTGCTGCGCGCACTCGGCGCGATTCCGATCGACCGGCGGGCCGCGCATGGCGTCGTCGGCGAAACGGTGGAGGGCTTTCGCAGCAATCCGAACGCCTGGTTCCTGCTGGCGCCGGAAGGCACACGCAAGGCGGTGAAGAAATGGAAGTCCGGTTTCTGGCACATCGCCCGCAAGGCCAACGTGCCGGTGTGCTGCATCTACATCCACTACCCGGACAAGGTCTTCGGCATCGGCGAGATGTTCACGATGACCGATGACATGGAGGCCGACATGGCGCGCATTCGTGCCTGGTACGCGCCCTACATCGGCAAGCACCGCGGCGTGTGA
- the arfB gene encoding aminoacyl-tRNA hydrolase, with protein MLVINARIHIADAELEERFVRASGPGGQNVNKVSTAVELRFDARTSPALPETVRTRLLARSDRRITGDGVVIIQANRFRTQERNREDARERLAELIRAATIVPKARIATKPTRASRERRLDAKKSRGSVKRVRSSRVDHDA; from the coding sequence ATGCTGGTCATCAACGCACGCATCCACATCGCCGACGCCGAACTCGAGGAACGCTTCGTGCGCGCCTCCGGTCCCGGCGGTCAGAACGTCAACAAGGTCTCGACCGCGGTCGAACTGCGCTTCGACGCGCGCACTTCGCCGGCGTTGCCGGAAACGGTGCGTACGCGCCTGCTCGCGAGATCGGATCGGCGCATCACCGGAGACGGCGTCGTCATCATCCAGGCGAATCGCTTCCGTACCCAGGAACGCAATCGCGAGGATGCGCGCGAGCGCCTGGCCGAACTGATCCGTGCCGCGACCATCGTGCCGAAGGCGCGCATCGCGACCAAGCCGACGCGCGCCTCGAGGGAACGCCGGCTCGATGCGAAGAAGTCGCGCGGCAGCGTCAAGCGCGTGCGCAGCAGTCGCGTGGACCACGACGCATGA